Proteins from a single region of Campylobacter sp. RM16704:
- a CDS encoding cell division protein FtsI/penicillin-binding protein codes for MLSNAVRNRVSKVAFAFFMALFFMALFLLSTFFLTSKRHIPNTQKEQYFSALRGNIITSDNFTITSSRQIYRAEIDLRSLNPDKKELFLKLFQIYSGVSDEQMQDIRKRMSAKKKRSYNFILLQNINSKDASYLKELAKKLYTQGYFKTFTNSNGKVETRGLDIIEHKEDRIYMPKDSLTPIIGYTRTYMDEQSEIFKNVGIKGLEKYYNECLNPLQNAKIQGLRDIGGNIILNLHSYGQRKIDGCNLYLNISLKLQKGLEKAIDKRNEDLKANEIIVAIMESKSGKILALASSRRYDPQNRGKDLSVLNASAIEYGYEAGSVIKPFIFTTALMLNKIKVNETIDTQGGQYKLGRFTIRDDHKKNKMSMEEVITYSSNVGMIKIAQRLSNLEIISGLRIFRFGEKSGIDLPYEQKGEIPNPKKLRDIEKSVLSYGYGLKTTFIQLLAAYNVFNNEGYYIIPQIANKIYQDGRLIKLDDEIKKEKILSSKAAKEMQQILINVIEKGTGKKAQTQGIIIGGKTGTARIAERKGYTSNRYNASFFGFANDEKNNYTIGVLVRNPTKSYSYYAAQSALPMFKDTINLMIKESYLKPKYHNKD; via the coding sequence ATGCTTTCAAACGCTGTTAGAAATAGAGTCTCAAAAGTCGCATTTGCTTTTTTTATGGCTTTATTTTTTATGGCTTTATTTTTGCTTTCTACTTTTTTTCTTACCTCAAAACGCCACATACCCAATACTCAAAAAGAACAATATTTCTCTGCCCTTAGAGGTAATATCATTACAAGTGATAATTTTACTATTACTTCCAGTAGACAAATTTATAGAGCGGAGATAGATTTAAGAAGTCTAAATCCAGATAAAAAAGAATTATTTTTAAAACTTTTTCAAATTTATAGTGGTGTCAGTGATGAACAAATGCAAGATATTAGAAAAAGAATGTCGGCTAAAAAGAAAAGGAGTTATAATTTTATTTTACTTCAAAATATTAATTCAAAAGATGCAAGTTACCTAAAAGAATTAGCAAAAAAACTTTATACACAAGGATATTTTAAAACATTTACCAATAGCAATGGAAAAGTTGAAACTAGAGGACTTGATATTATAGAACACAAGGAAGATCGTATATATATGCCAAAAGACTCACTCACTCCTATTATAGGTTACACAAGAACTTATATGGACGAACAAAGTGAAATTTTTAAAAATGTCGGCATAAAAGGCTTAGAAAAATACTATAATGAATGTTTAAATCCTTTACAAAATGCAAAAATTCAAGGTTTAAGAGATATAGGTGGTAATATTATTTTGAATTTGCATTCTTATGGGCAACGTAAAATAGATGGTTGTAATTTATACTTAAATATTTCATTAAAACTTCAAAAAGGACTAGAAAAAGCAATTGATAAAAGAAACGAAGATTTAAAAGCTAATGAAATCATCGTAGCTATAATGGAAAGTAAAAGTGGAAAAATTTTAGCACTTGCTAGTTCAAGAAGATATGATCCACAAAATCGTGGAAAAGATCTTTCTGTACTTAATGCAAGTGCGATAGAATATGGATATGAAGCTGGTTCTGTTATAAAACCTTTTATCTTTACAACTGCCTTAATGCTTAACAAAATCAAAGTCAATGAAACAATTGATACCCAAGGTGGACAATACAAACTAGGTCGTTTTACTATACGCGATGATCATAAAAAAAATAAAATGAGTATGGAAGAAGTTATCACCTACTCTTCAAATGTTGGTATGATTAAAATTGCTCAAAGGTTAAGTAATCTTGAAATTATCTCGGGGCTTAGAATTTTTCGTTTTGGAGAAAAAAGTGGAATTGACCTTCCTTATGAACAAAAAGGAGAAATACCAAACCCTAAAAAATTAAGAGATATAGAAAAATCTGTTTTAAGTTATGGTTATGGTTTGAAAACAACATTTATACAACTTCTAGCTGCGTATAATGTATTTAACAATGAAGGTTATTATATAATACCGCAAATAGCGAATAAAATATATCAAGATGGACGTTTAATTAAGCTTGATGATGAAATCAAAAAAGAAAAAATTCTCTCAAGTAAAGCAGCTAAAGAAATGCAACAAATTTTAATCAATGTTATTGAAAAAGGTACAGGTAAAAAAGCACAAACTCAAGGCATTATCATAGGTGGTAAAACAGGCACAGCAAGAATTGCTGAAAGAAAAGGTTATACCTCAAATCGCTATAATGCTTCATTTTTTGGCTTTGCAAATGATGAGAAAAATAACTACACTATAGGAGTTTTAGTAAGAAATCCTACCAAATCTTATAGTTATTATGCTGCACAAAGTGCCCTACCTATGTTTAAAGATACGATAAATCTTATGATAAAAGAAAGTTATTTAAAGCCAAAATATCACAATAAGGACTAA
- the flgC gene encoding flagellar basal body rod protein FlgC translates to MAYLSDFDISGYGLSAQRFRMNVISSNIANANTTRTAEGGPYRRREVIFKATDFSEILNKQIAKDNNFLEYENPLNDPSSQKDAKPAIMSVVVDKVVRDDKDFRMKFDPSHPDANEQGYVAFPNINPVIEMADLIEATRAYQANVSAFTSTKTIAQSAIDLLRG, encoded by the coding sequence ATGGCTTATTTAAGTGATTTTGATATTAGTGGATATGGACTTAGCGCGCAACGTTTTAGAATGAATGTAATTAGCTCAAATATAGCTAATGCAAACACCACTAGAACAGCAGAAGGTGGGCCTTATAGAAGAAGAGAAGTGATTTTTAAAGCAACAGACTTTAGTGAAATCCTAAACAAACAAATAGCCAAGGATAATAATTTTTTAGAATATGAAAACCCTTTAAATGATCCATCTTCACAAAAAGATGCAAAACCTGCTATAATGAGTGTAGTAGTTGATAAAGTTGTAAGAGATGATAAGGATTTTCGTATGAAATTCGACCCATCACATCCTGATGCAAACGAACAAGGTTATGTTGCTTTTCCAAATATAAATCCAGTTATAGAAATGGCTGACTTGATAGAAGCAACAAGAGCTTATCAAGCAAATGTTAGTGCTTTTACAAGCACCAAAACTATAGCACAAAGTGCAATAGATTTATTAAGAGGTTAA
- the fliE gene encoding flagellar hook-basal body complex protein FliE → MNTINGLNQLNNTNNKSSNNASNIGDEFSSLLKNSINNLNKTQETAEAAMVDIATGEVKDLHQAAIAISKAESSMKFMLEVRNKAINAYKEISRTQI, encoded by the coding sequence ATGAATACTATAAATGGTTTAAACCAACTCAATAATACTAATAATAAAAGTAGTAATAATGCAAGTAACATAGGTGATGAATTTTCAAGTTTGTTAAAAAATTCTATTAACAATCTTAACAAAACTCAAGAAACTGCTGAAGCTGCTATGGTAGATATTGCTACAGGAGAGGTTAAAGACTTACATCAAGCAGCAATTGCTATTAGTAAAGCAGAATCAAGTATGAAATTTATGCTTGAAGTTAGAAATAAGGCTATAAACGCATATAAAGAAATTTCAAGAACTCAAATTTAA
- the hemH gene encoding ferrochelatase has protein sequence MKYVFFLNMGGVNKLEECEVFLKNMFNDPYILGIKNVFLRKFIAFMIRKSRLKAMKQNYEKMGGKSPLTQITQNLCNKLNSKARECKFDFISLYVPPFANEVFAKYSFKKNDEIVLFPLYPHHSKTTVTTSLEVVQNELRSVQNLAKIKVIDIFYKNEFYNEMIIKHILEKKKEYDYKALIFSAHSLPLSIIKKGDLYEKHIQEHVSILKEKLKNEFNQILLAYQSKLGPVKWLEPSTSDILKNLDEKALIYPISFCIDCSETIFELGIEYRHLAKSNYELIACPNDSDEFVEFILNKINI, from the coding sequence GTGAAGTATGTATTTTTTTTAAATATGGGTGGAGTTAATAAACTTGAAGAGTGTGAAGTTTTTTTAAAAAATATGTTTAATGATCCTTATATTTTAGGGATAAAAAATGTTTTTTTAAGAAAATTTATAGCTTTTATGATAAGAAAATCAAGATTAAAAGCTATGAAGCAAAACTATGAAAAAATGGGTGGTAAATCCCCACTTACTCAAATCACACAAAATTTATGCAATAAATTAAATTCTAAAGCCAGGGAATGTAAATTTGATTTTATCAGTTTATATGTGCCACCTTTTGCTAATGAAGTTTTTGCAAAATACAGCTTTAAAAAAAATGATGAGATAGTTTTGTTTCCTTTGTATCCCCATCATTCTAAAACAACAGTAACCACTTCTTTAGAAGTGGTGCAAAATGAACTTAGAAGCGTTCAAAATCTAGCTAAAATAAAGGTCATTGATATTTTTTATAAAAATGAATTTTATAATGAAATGATTATCAAACATATTTTAGAAAAAAAGAAAGAATATGATTATAAGGCTTTGATTTTTTCCGCACATTCTTTACCGCTTTCTATAATCAAAAAAGGTGATTTATATGAAAAACATATACAAGAACATGTAAGCATTTTAAAAGAAAAACTTAAAAATGAATTTAATCAAATTTTACTAGCATACCAATCAAAGCTAGGTCCAGTAAAATGGCTTGAACCAAGTACAAGCGATATTTTAAAAAATTTAGATGAAAAAGCTTTGATTTATCCTATATCTTTTTGTATAGATTGTTCCGAGACTATTTTCGAGCTTGGAATAGAGTATAGACACTTAGCAAAAAGCAATTATGAGCTTATTGCTTGTCCTAATGATAGTGACGAATTTGTAGAGTTTATTTTAAATAAAATTAATATTTAA
- a CDS encoding Gfo/Idh/MocA family protein, giving the protein MKIGLIGLGKMGKNHLRELERNLKVKEIHLYDPFCKDEFKHSLHKNFDDFLRQNLDGVIVATPTHTHLDIALKVFARIKNVLIEKPLALNIDEILLLQKKSLEDKVSVGVGFCERFNPTVLTLKEKLKDDEIISINIQRISPYPQRINDVGVLSDLGVHDIDLVRFLSQKQISKANINKAYHHHEKFEDEAMISLKLEDILVSIHNSWNAKHIIRNIKILGKNHTYELDLKNFELFINMQKIPNLYENSPLYAEHEAFFELLQNGVCKNLASIEDALKVQEILEGV; this is encoded by the coding sequence ATGAAGATAGGGCTTATAGGCCTTGGTAAAATGGGTAAAAACCATTTAAGAGAACTTGAGCGTAATTTAAAAGTAAAAGAAATTCATCTTTATGATCCTTTTTGTAAAGATGAATTTAAGCACTCTTTGCATAAAAATTTTGATGATTTTTTAAGACAAAATCTTGATGGAGTGATTGTTGCTACTCCAACGCATACGCATTTAGATATAGCTTTAAAGGTGTTTGCCCGAATAAAAAATGTTTTAATAGAAAAACCTTTAGCTTTAAATATTGATGAAATTTTACTTTTACAAAAGAAATCTTTAGAAGATAAAGTTAGCGTTGGAGTAGGCTTTTGTGAGAGATTTAATCCTACAGTTTTAACTCTAAAAGAAAAACTTAAGGATGATGAAATAATCAGTATTAATATACAAAGAATTTCACCTTATCCTCAAAGGATTAATGATGTTGGGGTTTTAAGTGATCTTGGTGTGCATGATATTGATTTAGTAAGATTTTTAAGTCAAAAGCAAATTTCAAAAGCAAATATAAACAAAGCCTATCATCATCATGAAAAATTTGAAGATGAGGCAATGATAAGCTTAAAATTAGAAGATATTTTAGTTAGTATCCACAATAGTTGGAATGCAAAACATATTATAAGAAATATCAAAATCTTAGGTAAAAATCATACCTATGAGCTTGATCTTAAAAATTTTGAACTTTTTATTAATATGCAAAAAATTCCAAATTTATACGAAAATTCTCCTTTATATGCTGAGCATGAAGCCTTTTTTGAACTTTTGCAAAATGGAGTTTGTAAAAATTTAGCTAGTATTGAAGATGCACTAAAGGTACAAGAAATTTTAGAAGGTGTTTGA